The following are encoded in a window of Bacteroidota bacterium genomic DNA:
- a CDS encoding hemolysin III family protein, with amino-acid sequence MNLYSKLREPVNGLTHFLGVVLAPIALFLLLNREQPGVTGTHIVAFSIFCASQFFLFLASTLYHSIPASDKKLVVLRKIDHIMIFVSIAGSYTPVCLITLGGTLGYVTLGVVWTIALAGFFIKVFWLHAPRKLYTAIYLAMGWLVILVIYPLYNAMPEGGMFWLILEAVFYTTGAVIYAFKRPDPFPGILGFHEIFHIFILLGAFSHFYLLLKFV; translated from the coding sequence TTGAATCTCTATAGCAAATTGCGAGAACCGGTAAATGGACTTACTCATTTCCTGGGTGTAGTTCTTGCCCCAATTGCACTTTTTCTGCTTTTGAATCGCGAGCAACCCGGCGTTACAGGTACGCATATTGTTGCATTTTCAATTTTCTGTGCATCCCAGTTCTTCCTTTTCCTTGCCAGTACACTCTATCACTCGATTCCTGCATCTGACAAAAAACTTGTGGTTCTGAGAAAAATCGACCATATAATGATTTTTGTATCAATAGCAGGTTCTTATACACCTGTATGTTTAATCACTCTTGGAGGTACCCTCGGGTATGTAACGCTGGGAGTGGTCTGGACGATAGCTCTCGCAGGTTTTTTCATTAAGGTTTTTTGGTTGCATGCGCCCAGAAAACTGTATACAGCAATCTACCTCGCAATGGGGTGGCTCGTGATTCTGGTTATCTATCCTCTTTACAATGCAATGCCGGAAGGAGGAATGTTCTGGCTGATTCTGGAAGCGGTTTTTTATACGACCGGTGCTGTCATCTACGCATTCAAGAGACCTGATCCATTCCCCGGAATATTGGGATTTCACGAAATATTTCACATCTTCATCCTGTTGGGGGCATTCTCCCACTTTTATCTTTTGCTCAAATTCGTGTGA
- a CDS encoding T9SS type A sorting domain-containing protein → MRKFYSLFFFMCLSLLAFSQDLRVEKPVLTPDNNGEWEHDYTIIFGTPLSNMSGVQTSNGDIYIAINDTNSTANLGLIIAKSTSGGISWATITGVTNRTKYEKIKLVKSSQDSVYCFFQIGYSVYSWNINSSTINPVMVPGAYRSFDVEVTSTNSIYVVLDSLATNNLVRYASLDYGYNWGNRGSISSAAALPVLSKSVSGDTLFLNYIGPVLADTATSVIRGVRYRETSPGIVASATFQDVATGTFPKYEYKTVAGNGIAWFVYTKVDGSSQLWARQSTDGGLTYGAEFRVNPNETVNQYGFDLKAKLPAGNGFSFIYHADSAQVGPATSVTDKIQFGTALQSGSTFPSFTQINQVPAVYSSDNCKPIIVELPFYNSTGVAFLGNSVGSNRVFWNAFHLVPVELTSFSADVYANKVVLNWSTATETNNRGFSVEKKTTGNWEKIGFVNGNGTTTKTHSYSFIDNDNTAGKVYYRLNQIDLDGTSSFSKVVEVDLSTPNDYSLSQNFPNPFNPSTSIKFALKVDSKVNLKLYNPLGQEVMNILSDNYAAGNYNISVNASGLNSGVYFYTLEASGVDGSKFTSTKKMILMK, encoded by the coding sequence ATGCGTAAATTTTACTCCCTTTTCTTTTTCATGTGTCTCTCACTCCTCGCCTTTTCTCAGGATTTGCGCGTCGAGAAACCTGTTCTTACACCCGACAATAACGGAGAGTGGGAACATGATTATACAATAATTTTTGGTACACCGCTTTCAAATATGTCTGGTGTTCAAACTTCAAATGGTGATATTTATATTGCCATTAATGATACAAACTCAACAGCCAATTTAGGACTCATAATTGCAAAATCCACGAGCGGTGGGATAAGTTGGGCTACCATCACCGGTGTGACCAACCGTACAAAATATGAGAAAATCAAACTTGTTAAAAGTTCTCAAGATTCAGTTTACTGCTTCTTTCAGATTGGCTACAGCGTTTACAGTTGGAATATAAATTCATCGACAATCAATCCCGTTATGGTTCCGGGTGCCTACAGATCTTTTGATGTGGAAGTGACTTCAACCAATTCAATCTATGTTGTTTTGGATTCACTTGCCACCAATAATCTCGTGCGTTATGCATCTCTTGACTACGGTTACAACTGGGGTAACAGAGGAAGTATATCTTCAGCAGCTGCTCTCCCCGTCCTCTCTAAATCGGTAAGTGGTGATACATTGTTTCTCAATTATATAGGACCCGTACTCGCTGATACAGCCACCTCAGTCATAAGAGGGGTCAGATATCGTGAAACATCACCAGGCATTGTTGCTTCTGCAACTTTCCAGGATGTAGCAACTGGTACTTTTCCGAAATACGAATATAAAACGGTCGCCGGCAACGGCATTGCCTGGTTCGTTTATACGAAGGTGGATGGAAGTTCACAACTTTGGGCGAGACAGAGTACTGACGGAGGCTTGACATATGGTGCTGAATTCAGGGTGAATCCAAATGAAACAGTAAATCAGTACGGATTTGATCTTAAAGCAAAATTGCCTGCCGGAAACGGATTCAGTTTTATATATCATGCTGACAGTGCTCAGGTCGGACCTGCCACTTCTGTAACTGATAAAATCCAATTTGGAACTGCTCTCCAGTCCGGTTCTACATTTCCGTCTTTTACACAGATAAATCAGGTTCCTGCGGTTTACTCAAGTGATAACTGTAAACCAATTATTGTAGAGCTTCCTTTTTACAACAGTACCGGGGTTGCATTTTTAGGTAATTCGGTGGGATCAAACAGAGTTTTCTGGAACGCATTTCACCTGGTTCCCGTTGAATTGACATCTTTTTCTGCAGATGTTTACGCAAATAAAGTCGTTCTAAACTGGTCAACTGCTACAGAAACCAACAACCGCGGATTTTCAGTTGAGAAAAAGACTACCGGGAACTGGGAAAAAATCGGATTCGTAAACGGAAACGGCACAACGACAAAGACTCACAGTTACTCATTTATTGATAATGACAACACTGCCGGAAAGGTTTACTACAGACTGAATCAGATCGATTTGGACGGTACAAGTTCTTTTTCAAAAGTGGTGGAAGTCGATCTTTCCACACCCAACGATTACAGTCTGAGCCAGAATTTCCCGAATCCGTTTAACCCTTCAACCTCAATTAAATTTGCATTGAAGGTGGATTCAAAAGTAAATCTGAAATTATACAACCCGCTCGGTCAGGAAGTAATGAACATTCTTTCTGACAACTATGCAGCAGGAAACTACAATATTTCTGTAAATGCATCAGGTTTGAACAGTGGTGTTTATTTCTACACTTTGGAAGCAAGCGGAGTGGATGGAAGCAAATTCACCTCCACGAAAAAAATGATTCTGATGAAATAG
- a CDS encoding histidine kinase: MNRLKFTLLFTIILFSLNFAQIKIKMIVKAEGVENSESVYIAGNRQEIGNWNPGATKFFKEPNGNWVYSFTIPSPDQLEFKFTKGSWSQEAANPDGTIPGNTIANAVSDTVLEFKICCWSKSAGTVPFKGQITGKVEYIKELGEGNILPRDIIILLPEGYEKSSDRYPVLYMHDGQNIFDPSTVGFGVDWQIDEAIDSLVKQGKVEKMIIVGIYNSKNRRPEYSHSKLGEEYMNFVVKKVKPLIDSVYRTKPGREFTYTAGSSMGGLISFMLLWEHNDVFSKAGSFSPALKIDIYDYVSIVKNTSSPKRNFKLYIDNGGKGLEAKLQPGIDEMIATLEELGYKSGDDFITVFDPEAEHNESAWAKRIPNFLIKMFGTTK; encoded by the coding sequence ATGAACCGCTTAAAATTTACTCTACTGTTTACAATTATTCTCTTCTCTCTCAATTTCGCTCAAATTAAAATAAAAATGATCGTTAAGGCTGAAGGAGTTGAGAACAGCGAATCAGTATATATCGCCGGAAACCGGCAGGAAATCGGAAACTGGAATCCGGGTGCAACTAAATTCTTTAAAGAACCAAACGGGAACTGGGTTTATTCGTTCACCATTCCGTCACCCGATCAACTTGAGTTCAAATTTACCAAAGGGAGCTGGAGTCAGGAAGCTGCAAATCCGGATGGAACCATCCCGGGAAACACAATTGCAAACGCAGTTAGCGATACAGTCCTTGAATTTAAAATTTGTTGCTGGAGCAAATCAGCCGGTACCGTTCCTTTTAAAGGACAAATTACCGGAAAGGTGGAGTACATAAAAGAACTCGGTGAAGGAAACATCCTTCCGAGGGATATAATCATTCTTCTGCCGGAAGGTTATGAAAAGTCTTCGGACCGCTACCCTGTTCTCTACATGCACGACGGACAAAATATCTTCGATCCCTCTACAGTTGGATTTGGAGTCGACTGGCAAATAGACGAGGCTATCGACTCACTTGTAAAACAGGGAAAAGTCGAAAAAATGATTATCGTCGGTATTTACAACAGCAAAAACAGACGGCCTGAGTACTCTCATTCAAAACTCGGCGAAGAATACATGAATTTTGTCGTTAAAAAAGTAAAACCTCTCATCGATTCCGTGTACAGAACAAAACCCGGAAGGGAGTTTACATACACGGCAGGTTCGTCGATGGGTGGACTTATCTCATTCATGCTGCTCTGGGAGCATAACGATGTTTTTTCAAAAGCAGGAAGTTTCTCACCCGCTCTCAAAATAGATATTTACGATTATGTCTCAATTGTAAAAAACACATCGAGCCCCAAAAGAAATTTCAAATTATATATCGACAACGGCGGAAAAGGACTTGAAGCCAAACTTCAACCGGGAATTGATGAAATGATCGCAACGCTTGAAGAACTTGGCTACAAATCCGGAGATGATTTTATCACTGTTTTTGATCCCGAAGCTGAGCATAATGAAAGCGCCTGGGCAAAAAGAATCCCAAATTTCTTAATTAAAATGTTCGGTACGACTAAATAA
- a CDS encoding radical SAM protein: MLKINEIYFSVQGESTHAGLPCVFVRLTWCNLRCTYCDTEYAFYEGKDMSLEDILAEVKKYNCDMVEITGGEPLIQKEVLPLMANLCDLGYKVLIETGGSLPIENIDPRVHVIMDLKCPSSKMMKKNRYENLQFIKLIDELKFVIGSREDYDWSKEIIKEYDLQNKCEILFSVVFESLKPVELVNWIIEDSLKVRFQLQMHKFIWDPKKKGV; the protein is encoded by the coding sequence ATGCTTAAAATAAATGAAATATATTTTTCAGTCCAGGGCGAGAGCACACACGCCGGACTTCCCTGTGTTTTTGTCAGACTCACCTGGTGCAACCTGAGGTGTACCTACTGCGATACTGAATATGCTTTTTATGAGGGAAAGGATATGAGCCTTGAGGATATCCTTGCTGAGGTGAAGAAGTATAATTGCGATATGGTTGAAATAACCGGTGGAGAGCCCTTGATTCAGAAGGAAGTGCTGCCCCTCATGGCAAATCTATGTGATTTGGGTTATAAAGTCCTCATTGAAACCGGTGGAAGCCTCCCGATCGAGAATATCGACCCGAGAGTTCATGTAATAATGGATTTAAAGTGTCCTTCAAGTAAAATGATGAAGAAAAACCGTTATGAAAATCTTCAATTTATCAAACTAATTGATGAATTAAAGTTTGTAATCGGAAGCCGGGAAGATTATGACTGGTCAAAAGAGATTATTAAGGAATACGACCTGCAGAATAAATGCGAGATATTGTTCTCTGTAGTATTTGAAAGTTTAAAACCGGTGGAGCTTGTCAACTGGATAATTGAAGACTCTTTGAAAGTGAGATTTCAACTGCAAATGCACAAGTTCATCTGGGATCCAAAGAAAAAAGGAGTTTAG